In Candidatus Hydrogenedentota bacterium, the sequence CGGCGGCTCTTGCCCCTTTTGGATGAACTTCACTTGCCAATGAGCTCCATCCGCTTAATTAGCACGCCGGCTTTCACCAGGTCAGAATCTTCACCGATTTCACTTTTGAGTTTTTTGATTTCACTTTTGGCACCCTCAAGCTTGTTCTGATCTATGAGCGCGTAGATTTCAGTTAGTCGAGCGGCGATCTCGGTTGGACGGGTGGTTCCCAACCCCATGAGGTCTTCCAGTACTCGATCCGCCGTCTTGCCGTAGTGATCGTGCGCTCTGCGTAACTCCAGGCCCCGCTTCCCGCGCGTTAGCAGAAACAAGTAGTCATCAGGCCTTACGTGCGTGATTACTTGCGGAGAGTGGGTGGTAAGGAGAAACTGGCAATTTGGAAAAGTCTCGCGCAACTTCGGAATGACCTCGCGCTGCCATTCCGGGTGTAGGTGAAGGTCGATTTCATCTATAAGCACGATACCGGCTCCCTCTAAAGGGTTCTTCAGCGCTGGACTGGCGATGGATAGGCGGCGGGCCAGATCGCCAATCATGGCAAAGAGGCATTTCTCGCCATTCGACATCTGCTCGACGCGAAGCTTCTGGCCCTGTAGATCGACCTCCATCCGCAACGGATCGCGCTTCACCGAAATGCCGGTTATAGAGGGCAGGAACTTCGAAATTGCCCGGCGTACCGCATCGAGTTGTGGGTCCGATTGAAACCCCGCCGCATCGGCCCGGCTTTCGTTCTCCAGGTCCTCGCGATTGCGGTACCACTCAAAGAATGAGCGGAAACTCGTCCCGCCCAACAGCGCTTCGTCGTAGGCTTCGAGTAGATCAAAATTGTGCGCCGTTCGTATTCTGAGCGGGATATCCATCACGACACGGTTTACGGGATAATAAACCAGCACCGGAATATTGCAGAAGCCGCCGGTTTCCCCGATGTTGTGCCGGACTTCGTCCGCCCAGGTGTCCAGCTGACAGAAGTCGCTTTTCAACGTCGGATGATGGGGTTCCTCCTTCGCATTGCGGCCCCGCCGCGCCTGGACGAGACGCCACTCCAAGGTATTCTCCCCATCACGTCCTGGCGCCTGGCATACCAACTCGAGGTGGGCATAGGCTTTGTCGTTTAGAATATCGTTTTCGGGGAGTTCGTTTCCCGTCGCATCGGCGGACTGAATACGCGCGATCACCCACGAGAGCATCAGCGCGGCGGCATCGAGAACGGTGGTCTTGCCCGCGCCATTTATGCCGACAAAGACATTCAGATTCGGATCGAGGTCTATTTTTGCATGTCGGGCGCTTCGATAGTGGTTGAACTCAAGGGTTGAGATTTTCATGCCGAAATCCTGCCTCTTTTGCAAGCACACGACCCTGCGTCACGGCCACCTTCTATAGACTGAATATAACATGCTCACCGTATAGAAGTCCCTTTTGTCTCCCTACGTGGCCTTCGGCTCGTCACTGTTGTTGCAGTCCACGGCCATTTTCGCCACAACCCTGTGTTGCGGCCCGTCGGTATCGAACACCTCGGCATTTCATGGGTCCGTAGGCATGGAAAGGATAGCATCAAACCCCTTCACGCCCTCCAGTAATACGTCGCGCGGTATTGGCCGATCCCGAGGTGGCAGGTGAGAAAGTTTCTGGGCATGGGTTTATCCAGCACCGGCGCGTTAGTCGAGGGAAGGAGGGGGCCAATCGGCTCGCCATCATAACGAAGGCTACCGGAAACGGACGGACTTGTGGGACAATCAGACGTTGGCCCAACGCGTCTTATTTTGGGAGACATCGGATGATACGGCTACGGAAGCAAAAGGCTGAGGGCCGAAGACTTTCGCGCTGGGAGTTTGCCGTCGTGATGGCGCTTCTGGCCGTCTTGGTCCTTCTTTCAATCGGCCTGTTGCCACGACTGGCGCAGGAGCGACGGTACTGGTCGTGCCAGGCAAATCTTAAACAGATCGGCCAGGCATTGTCGATGTATACCAACGAATCCAGGGGCGAAATGTTTCCCCTGCCGAAAGTGAAGGACTGCAACGGCGTCATCCAACCTTTGAACGGCGCCATGGATTTCGCTTTACTCTACCCTGACTATTTGACCGACATGGACCTGTTCGTCTGCCCATCGTACGACTTTGGAAAAACTGCGGTGGAAGTGTGGGACGAAGGCGGAACCAGCAATCCGCGCTGGGAACGCGTGGAAGGCTTCAGCGGCAACGGTGTGGTCGATCCTTGTGAAGTACTTGGTTCACCGTACTACTACTACGGGTTCGCGTTTTCCGATTTGATGTTCGGTCCTTGGGACCGACGCGAGGACGCCGATCCAGAGGACTACGTGCCCAATGAACATATGATTAAGGGTTGGGGGCGGTCCGTGCAGGTGACAGAGCAGTATCATCCAAAAATTCACAACATGCGATTCCGATTGGCTACCGTTTCGTTGGCGGAGAAGCTGGCGTCGGGCAGGATCGATGCTTCGGCGCGTGGATGGGATATGGAATATCCAAGCGGGAAGGCGCTTCGCCTCCCGATCGGGTCTTCCATTCCCATTCTTCGAGAAGGTGCAGAAAGATTCTATCAACGCGATATTGGAAACCCGGGCGAATCTCAGGTCGTTCGGGCAAAGATCGTGGTGCTCCACGAGGACGTCGCACACTCCAGGGCGCTCTTGCCGAATACGGTGCGCCAGGGCAATGTCCTTTACATGGATGGACATGTAGAGAGCCTGAGCTTGTGGAAGGGTGCAGTGTTTCCCTACAACGAACCGGGGCGAATTCTCCGTGAGGCCGCTGCCGGGACGCTGGGGCTTCCTGAAGGTTACACCACCCCGACTTCTTCCGGTAGGGGGTGATGTTGGAAGATGCCGAGAGGTTTAGCGCGTGCTAAAGGTCGATCGGGGGTTGTGGCGTCTCTTGGCCGATTCTGCTCTCTCGCCCTCACGCCCCAAGCCCGCAAACATTGACTATTCCCGCGCCCGGATGCCATGATCATCCCAACGCGCCGGGCGGCGGTGGAATACCCCGCTCCGCCCGCGTGTTACCCTCGTTAACCACGCGCCCGCTGGCCCGCCACCCGTGCCGCCGCAGGGCTTTACGCATACCCGAATCCGGAGGTTTCCCCCCATGGCTGTTTCGCCCACCGAGTATCAGGTTTTCGCCGAAGGCCAGGAAGAGGCGCGCATTACCCGCGCGCCGTTCCCGAACTCGAAGAAGATCTATGTGGAGGGATCCGATCCGTCCATTCAAGTGCCCATGCGCGAGATCACGCTGTCGCCCACCGAGGCGGGGCGGAACAACGGCGTGGCGGGGATCAATCCGCCGGTGACGGTGTATGACACGTCGGGGCCCTACTCGGACCCGGCGGTGGATATCGACGTGCGCAAGGGCCTCGCGCCGCTGCGTCAGGCGTGGATCCTCGGCCGGGGCGATGTGGAGGAGCTGCCCGCCATCACGTCGGAATACGGCCTGAAGCGCGAGCGGGACCCCAAGCTGGAGAACCTCCGCTTCCACCGCAGCCGCAAACCCCTCCGGGCGAAGGCGGGACGTTGCGTCACCCAGATGCACTATGCGCGGAAGGGCATCATCACGCCCGAGATGGAATTCATCGCTATCCGCGAGAACGAGCGCCACGAACTGGCGCTCGAAATGCTCAAGGAACAGCACCCCGGCATGAACTGGGGCGCGAACACGCCCACGGGCAAAATCACCCCGGAATTCGTGCGCGATGAAGTGGCACGGGGGCGTGCGATTATCCCCGCCAACATCAACCACCCGGAAATCGAGCCCATGATCATCGGGCGGAATTTCCTGGTGAAAATCAACGCCAACATCGGCAACTCCGCCGTGTCCAGC encodes:
- a CDS encoding AAA family ATPase; this translates as MKISTLEFNHYRSARHAKIDLDPNLNVFVGINGAGKTTVLDAAALMLSWVIARIQSADATGNELPENDILNDKAYAHLELVCQAPGRDGENTLEWRLVQARRGRNAKEEPHHPTLKSDFCQLDTWADEVRHNIGETGGFCNIPVLVYYPVNRVVMDIPLRIRTAHNFDLLEAYDEALLGGTSFRSFFEWYRNREDLENESRADAAGFQSDPQLDAVRRAISKFLPSITGISVKRDPLRMEVDLQGQKLRVEQMSNGEKCLFAMIGDLARRLSIASPALKNPLEGAGIVLIDEIDLHLHPEWQREVIPKLRETFPNCQFLLTTHSPQVITHVRPDDYLFLLTRGKRGLELRRAHDHYGKTADRVLEDLMGLGTTRPTEIAARLTEIYALIDQNKLEGAKSEIKKLKSEIGEDSDLVKAGVLIKRMELIGK